The DNA sequence CGATACGTTCGGTTATATCAAAATTGACCACCAGGAAGTGCTTGACAAATTTGAAAGGGAAGGAAAAAATCTTACCTTGATGAAAATAGGAGAAACCATTACCAGGTAAACATGGAAGAAAATAGTGTAAAGATTCTGTCTGCCGAGCCGGTAACGCATAATGTAAAGCGTTTTCGCGTTGAAAAACCCCAGGGGTATTCCTTTGTTCCCGGGCAGGCGACGGAAGTAGCCATTGACGATCCCCGCTGGCGGGAAGAAAAACGCCCCTTCACCTTCACCGGCTTAAATGAATGGCCGTATCTTGAATTCACGATCAAGATTTACAATGACCATGACGGGGTCACCAATGAGCTTGGTAAGCTGGAAGCCGGTGACCGCTTGATACTTCATGATGTATGGGGAGCAATTGCCTTTAAAGGGCCGGGGACATTCCTGGCAGGCGGAGCGGGGATCACCCCGTTTATTGCTATTTTCCGGGACCTGCACACGCAAAAAGGCCTGGAAGGCTCTAAGCTTTATTTTTCAAACAGGACGGACAGGGACATTATCCTGAAAGAGGAACTGGAAGAATATTTTGGAAATGATTTCCATAATGTGATTACAGGCGATAAAAATACCCTTTATGAACATGGATATATAAACTCGGAATACATCCGGAATCATATCCGGGATCTCAGCCAGCATTTTTATATCTGCGGCCCGGATGCTTTTGTGCAGGATATTTCCGGGATACTGGAAGAAGCAGGAGCAAATACCGATGCACTGGTATTCGAAAAATAAATCTCAGAGATTTAATCGCTGCCTCCGGAAATCGGATCACATTCCGGAGACCAGCGAAGTTCGTTTACAGGGTGGATTTTTAACCCAGGTATGACTTTAGGATCTTGCTTCGGGAAGTATGCCTTAACCGTTGCAGCGCTTTGTCCTTGATTTGACGGACACGCTCCCTGGTAAGGTTGAATTGTTCTCCGATCTCTTCTAGCGAAAGAGGCTGCTGGCTCCCCAGGCCGAAGAAAAGCGTGATGATTTCCCGTTCTCTTTCAGTAAGGGTAGACAGCGCCCGCCTGATCTCCTCAGAAAGGGATTCACCGATCAGGATACTGTCCGTATTCGGCGTATCGGTATTTTCCAGCACGTCCAGCAAGGTGTTTTCCTCTCCCTGTACAAACGGTGCATCCATGGAAACATGGCGGCCCGAATTGCTCAGCGTATCGGACACCTTGTCCACGGTCGTTTCCAGTATCTCTGCCAGCTCATCCGGGGAGGGTTCCCGTTCGAACTCCTGTTCCAGGCGGGAATAAGCTTTCCCGATCTTACTTAAAGAGCCTACCTGATTAAGAGGCAGACGGACAATTCGCGACTGCTCGGCGATGGCCTGCAGAATGGACTGCCGGATCCACCAAACCGCGTATGAAATAAATTTGAATCCCTTGGTTTCATCAAAGCGTTTGGCCGCTTTAATAAGGCCAAGGTTGCCTTCATTGATCAAATCACCCAGGGTCAGGCCCTGGTTCTGATATTGTTTCGCCACGGAAACCACAAAACGCAGGTTGGTCTTGGTAAGGCGCTCCAATGCTGCCTGATCGCCTTGCCTGATCTTCTGCGCCAGGATTACTTCCTCCTCCGCCGAGATGAGGTCAACTTTTCCAATTTCATGCAAGTACTTGTCCAAAGACTGACTTTCACGATTGGTGATTGACTGCGTGATCTTAAGTTGTCTCATTCTATGAAATTTCTCTCCTTATTATAGTTAGAACGTAAATCCAGCGCAAGCGCGCAAAGTTATAATAATCTGTATTCTTTTACAAAGACTAACGGTATTAATTTCGATTTGTTTTTTTAAATATCACTTAGAGCTATTAACTCTTTTTCCCTTATTCCCCGCTCTGTTCTCTGTAATGTAACACATTCATTAACAGGATCATGTTCAAAAAACAAAATATACTCATTTTCAACAGCGTTCTCCAGGAATTGTTTTTTCTCCTCAAGGGTAAGCAAGGGGCGGGTATCATAAGCCATTATATACGGTACAGGCAAATGTCCGACGGAAGGGAAAAGATCGGCGCAAAAGGCCAATGTATTACCTTTATAGCGTATTAGCGGCAGCATCATGGATTCTGTATGCCCCTTTACCAGCTGAATACTGATGTTTTCACCAAACTCCTTTCCGTCTTTTACGAATTTCAGCTGGCCGCTTTCCTGAATAGGCAGGATGTTTTCTTTCAAAAATGACGCTTTTTCACGCGCATTCGGTTCTACCGCCCATTTCCAGTGATCTTCATTGCTCCAGTAAATTGCCCTGGGGAAAGCGGGTTCCAGCGCGGTTCCGGCGGCATTGTACTGTATGCTACCCCCGCAATGATCAAAATGCAGGTGCGTTAACAATACATCGGTAATATCGCCGAAGTCGAACCCCGCCTGATGCAGGGACCTTTCGAGGGAAGCCTCGCCATGCCGGTAATAATAGCTGAAAAATTTCTCGCTTTGTTTATCTCCCAGGCCATTGTCTATAAGGATCAGCCGGTTTCCGTCTTCAACAAGCAGGCAGCGGGTGGCCCAGCTGCACATATTATTTGCATCGGGCGGATTGAACTTCTTCCATATCGACTGCGGCACCACGCCGAACATGGCTCCCCCGTCCAGCTTAAAATAACCTGCGTGGATAGTATATAGGTTCATGGGCAATAAAGCTAAGGCATTTATTTTGTTTTCTTAGGGAAAAAATTTACTTTAAAGCCCATTTAAAATATAACCACCTAATATGTCATCTAACAGAAATCGCAGGGCGTTTATCCGGAGGGTTAGCGCCTTATCCCTGCTTGCGGGAGCAGGAGGAGTATTGCCTGCTTCTCTTATCAGCTGCGTTCAGGGAAACAAAAAACAGGGAAGCGCGGCAGAAAGCGACTCCCTCGCCGCAGAAAGCGGAAGCGCCGGGGAGTTATTCTTTAAGATATCCCTGGCAGAATGGTCGCTTCACCGCGCCCTGAGAAAAGGAGACCTTGACAACCTGGGCTTTCCGGCGAAAGCCAAAAATGAATTCGGCATAGATGCCGTGGAATATGTAAACCAGTTCTTCATGGACAAGGCGAAGGATAAAACCTATCTTGGTGAACTGAAAAAACGATGTGATGACCTGGGAGTTACCAGCGTCCGCATCATGATCGATGAAGAAGGCGATCTGGGGAACGTCGATGAGGCAGCGCGTACCAAGGCCCTGGAGAACCATTATAAATGGGTAGAAGCGGCACAATTCCTCGGTTGCACGGACATTCGTGTAAACGCGAGGGGAGAAGGCCCCGCTGAAGAAGTCGCCGCAGCCGCTGCGGACGGACTTGGGAGGCTCAGCACCTTTGCGAAGGATTATAACATCGCCATTATTGTAGAAAACCATGGCGGGTACTCCTCGAACGGGGAATGGCTGGCGGGCGTGATGAAAACAGTGAACGACAGCAATTGCGGTACGCTCCCTGATTTTGGTAATTTTTGCATTGAACGTACTGAGCCCGAAGAAGAAACTATAGAAGCTTACATGGCAACGAAATGCCTGAAAGATTACGACATGTATAAAGGTGTTAAGGAAATGATGCCTTTTGCAAAAGGAGTAAGCGCCAAATCCTATGCCTTTGACAACCAGGGTAAAGAAACGACGATTGACTATCCGAAAATGATGCAGATCGTCAAGGATGCAGGTTATACCAGCTATGTAGGGATTGAATATGAAGGCGTTGGAAACATCAGCGAGGACGAAGGCATCCGCAAAACGCTGGAACTGCTCAAAAAAACAGGCGCAGCTTTGTCCTGACCCGGACGCTGTGCTGCGTTAACTGCCAGTGCCGTACTATTGCAGTAACCTGATACGAAGCATCTACAGTTAACGCAGCACTTATATAATTGCCTGACTAATTTGCCAGAGAAGGGGGAATTTCCTTTACTTTAAGGTCAAGCGGCTCCTTTACGATTTCGTCCATTAAAGCCCGCTGGAGTACCTCATCCATGTCCGAAACATAATGGAACTTCATATCTTTGATATAATGCTGCTTGATCTCCTCGATATCCTTTTTGTTGTTTTTGCAGAGGATCACGTCGGTGATGTCTGCACGGCGCGCAGCCAGGATCTTCTCCTTGATTCCACC is a window from the Anseongella ginsenosidimutans genome containing:
- a CDS encoding flavodoxin reductase encodes the protein MEENSVKILSAEPVTHNVKRFRVEKPQGYSFVPGQATEVAIDDPRWREEKRPFTFTGLNEWPYLEFTIKIYNDHDGVTNELGKLEAGDRLILHDVWGAIAFKGPGTFLAGGAGITPFIAIFRDLHTQKGLEGSKLYFSNRTDRDIILKEELEEYFGNDFHNVITGDKNTLYEHGYINSEYIRNHIRDLSQHFYICGPDAFVQDISGILEEAGANTDALVFEK
- a CDS encoding sigma-70 family RNA polymerase sigma factor; translated protein: MRQLKITQSITNRESQSLDKYLHEIGKVDLISAEEEVILAQKIRQGDQAALERLTKTNLRFVVSVAKQYQNQGLTLGDLINEGNLGLIKAAKRFDETKGFKFISYAVWWIRQSILQAIAEQSRIVRLPLNQVGSLSKIGKAYSRLEQEFEREPSPDELAEILETTVDKVSDTLSNSGRHVSMDAPFVQGEENTLLDVLENTDTPNTDSILIGESLSEEIRRALSTLTEREREIITLFFGLGSQQPLSLEEIGEQFNLTRERVRQIKDKALQRLRHTSRSKILKSYLG
- a CDS encoding MBL fold metallo-hydrolase, which produces MNLYTIHAGYFKLDGGAMFGVVPQSIWKKFNPPDANNMCSWATRCLLVEDGNRLILIDNGLGDKQSEKFFSYYYRHGEASLERSLHQAGFDFGDITDVLLTHLHFDHCGGSIQYNAAGTALEPAFPRAIYWSNEDHWKWAVEPNAREKASFLKENILPIQESGQLKFVKDGKEFGENISIQLVKGHTESMMLPLIRYKGNTLAFCADLFPSVGHLPVPYIMAYDTRPLLTLEEKKQFLENAVENEYILFFEHDPVNECVTLQRTERGIREKELIALSDI
- a CDS encoding sugar phosphate isomerase/epimerase family protein, with amino-acid sequence MSSNRNRRAFIRRVSALSLLAGAGGVLPASLISCVQGNKKQGSAAESDSLAAESGSAGELFFKISLAEWSLHRALRKGDLDNLGFPAKAKNEFGIDAVEYVNQFFMDKAKDKTYLGELKKRCDDLGVTSVRIMIDEEGDLGNVDEAARTKALENHYKWVEAAQFLGCTDIRVNARGEGPAEEVAAAAADGLGRLSTFAKDYNIAIIVENHGGYSSNGEWLAGVMKTVNDSNCGTLPDFGNFCIERTEPEEETIEAYMATKCLKDYDMYKGVKEMMPFAKGVSAKSYAFDNQGKETTIDYPKMMQIVKDAGYTSYVGIEYEGVGNISEDEGIRKTLELLKKTGAALS